The Streptomyces sp. HSG2 genome has a segment encoding these proteins:
- a CDS encoding ADP-ribosylglycohydrolase family protein — MTAESSEERLARALASLRGLSVGDALGAQFFAPGRHPLIRRRELPPGRWRWTDDTETACSVVLVLAGHRRIDQDALVRSLVERHDSDRGYGRASARLLRLVRDGGDWRASAAGLFGGQGSWGSGAAMRVAPLGAWYADDPEQATHQAEISAYPTHQHREAVVGAMAVAAAASLAAAADGPRDAETLLAGVIELIPARSAVGAGLRRARDMLDHGDADTVAAVLGSGRRTAAHDTVPFALWSAARGLNDFAEGFWTTARGGGDVDTTCAIACGVIAAGIGGAPPAEWIRRTEPLPTWAATPP; from the coding sequence ATGACGGCGGAGTCCTCGGAAGAGCGCCTGGCGCGGGCCCTGGCCAGTCTGCGTGGCCTGTCGGTCGGTGACGCGCTGGGCGCCCAGTTCTTCGCTCCGGGGCGCCATCCGCTGATCAGGCGCCGTGAGCTGCCGCCGGGCCGATGGCGTTGGACCGACGACACCGAGACGGCGTGCTCGGTGGTCCTGGTCCTCGCCGGGCATCGGCGGATCGATCAGGACGCCTTGGTTCGCTCTCTCGTCGAGCGCCACGACTCCGATCGGGGATACGGCCGGGCGTCCGCCCGCCTCCTGCGGCTGGTGCGGGACGGGGGAGACTGGCGTGCGTCGGCAGCCGGACTCTTCGGTGGCCAGGGGTCCTGGGGCAGCGGCGCCGCGATGCGCGTCGCGCCGCTCGGCGCCTGGTACGCGGACGACCCCGAGCAGGCCACGCACCAGGCCGAGATCTCCGCCTACCCCACCCACCAGCACCGGGAGGCGGTGGTCGGGGCCATGGCCGTCGCCGCCGCCGCGTCGCTGGCCGCGGCAGCGGACGGCCCACGGGACGCCGAGACGCTGCTGGCCGGAGTGATCGAGCTGATCCCGGCCCGGAGCGCCGTGGGGGCGGGGCTCAGACGCGCTCGGGACATGCTCGACCACGGAGACGCCGACACCGTCGCGGCCGTCCTTGGCTCCGGACGGCGCACCGCGGCGCACGACACGGTTCCGTTCGCGCTCTGGTCGGCGGCGCGAGGGCTGAACGACTTCGCGGAGGGGTTCTGGACCACCGCGCGGGGTGGAGGAGACGTGGACACCACGTGCGCCATCGCGTGCGGAGTGATCGCCGCCGGGATCGGAGGCGCGCCCCCGGCCGAGTGGATCAGGCGAACGGAGCCGCTGCCCACCTGGGCGGCAACTCCGCCCTGA
- a CDS encoding histidine phosphatase family protein produces the protein MARPRRIVLVRHGESTGNVDDSVYEKVPDHALGLTSRGRRQAAAAGDALRETFGSERVSVYVSPYRRTHETLRAFRLDPDLIRVREEPRLREQDWGNWQDREEVRAQKAYRDAYGHFFYRFAQGESGADVYDRVGNFLESLYRSFEAPDHPPNVLLVTHGLAMRLFCMRWFHWTVAEFECLSNPGNGEMRMLVLGKDGRYTLDRPFARWRDPEPYGSGW, from the coding sequence ATGGCACGACCACGGCGCATCGTTCTTGTCCGCCACGGCGAGTCGACGGGAAACGTCGACGACTCCGTGTACGAGAAGGTGCCCGACCACGCCCTGGGGCTCACCTCGCGGGGGCGCCGGCAGGCCGCCGCGGCGGGCGACGCGCTGCGCGAGACCTTCGGTTCGGAGCGGGTCAGCGTCTACGTCTCCCCCTACCGCAGGACCCACGAGACGCTGCGTGCCTTCCGGCTGGACCCGGACCTCATCCGGGTGCGCGAGGAGCCCCGCCTGCGCGAGCAGGACTGGGGAAACTGGCAGGACCGGGAGGAGGTCCGGGCGCAGAAGGCCTACCGGGACGCCTACGGGCACTTCTTCTACCGCTTCGCCCAGGGGGAATCGGGCGCCGACGTCTACGACCGGGTCGGCAACTTCCTGGAGAGCCTCTACCGCAGCTTCGAGGCGCCGGACCACCCCCCGAACGTACTCCTCGTCACCCACGGTCTGGCGATGCGACTCTTCTGCATGCGGTGGTTCCACTGGACCGTCGCCGAGTTCGAGTGCCTGTCCAATCCGGGGAACGGGGAGATGCGCATGCTCGTACTCGGCAAGGACGGTCGCTACACCCTCGACCGCCCCTTCGCGCGTTGGCGGGACCCGGAACCCTACGGAAGCGGCTGGTGA
- a CDS encoding TerD family protein, with amino-acid sequence MDDLSKGIGKVEVALRWDPSPAGQSPTDLDLVAATYSTGSPYGEPVYVVHFDSRSPDGTIGLDRDSRDGKGFGFDEVMTLELERLDPRYARVVVGVAIQQRWGRRAFAQVSRPGLRIREGYADLAVDDFAGVPEAVAATVAEFRRDGGGAWVFHPGVRGFDGEPTSFTRTMGGAGGA; translated from the coding sequence GTGGACGACCTGAGCAAGGGCATCGGCAAGGTCGAGGTGGCCCTCCGGTGGGATCCGAGCCCGGCCGGGCAGTCTCCCACCGACCTGGATCTCGTGGCCGCGACGTACTCGACCGGGTCCCCGTACGGCGAGCCGGTCTACGTGGTGCACTTCGACAGCCGCTCCCCCGACGGGACGATCGGACTCGACAGGGACAGCAGGGACGGCAAGGGCTTCGGGTTCGACGAGGTCATGACACTCGAGCTGGAGCGACTGGACCCGCGGTACGCCCGTGTGGTGGTGGGCGTCGCCATCCAGCAACGCTGGGGGCGCCGCGCCTTCGCCCAGGTCAGCCGCCCCGGGCTGCGCATCCGCGAAGGCTATGCCGACTTGGCCGTCGACGACTTCGCCGGGGTTCCGGAGGCCGTGGCGGCCACCGTCGCCGAGTTCAGGCGAGACGGCGGCGGCGCGTGGGTCTTCCATCCGGGAGTGCGCGGGTTCGACGGAGAACCGACCAGCTTCACCCGCACGATGGGCGGAGCGGGCGGCGCCTGA
- a CDS encoding YdbC family protein: MLVKWTRCAVVDRRGFERGQRRWAGLPGEPGFRGQGGGWSRGRPDVAHLFAFWESRAFYDSFMARSHNRLAASQTGTFRSARTHLFDHRFDVKTGFAPCFADVDVVRVALCRVRPSRAEHFVLMQEKIWNPAMAGSPGMVRGLFGEAPGPEYLVLSMWRSAAEHGKYRAERIERLALRAQTEADVADLVGDIVELEPSWTV, from the coding sequence GTGCTGGTCAAGTGGACTCGCTGTGCCGTGGTGGACCGCCGCGGTTTCGAGCGGGGGCAGAGGAGATGGGCCGGGCTTCCCGGTGAGCCGGGATTTCGCGGGCAGGGGGGTGGCTGGAGCCGAGGAAGGCCGGACGTGGCCCATCTCTTCGCGTTCTGGGAGAGCCGGGCGTTCTACGACTCCTTCATGGCGCGCTCTCACAACCGTCTGGCCGCCTCCCAGACCGGCACGTTCCGGAGCGCGCGGACACACTTGTTCGATCACCGATTCGACGTCAAGACGGGCTTCGCGCCCTGCTTCGCCGACGTGGACGTGGTCCGCGTCGCCCTCTGCCGGGTCCGTCCGTCACGCGCAGAGCACTTCGTCCTGATGCAGGAGAAGATCTGGAACCCCGCCATGGCAGGGTCGCCCGGCATGGTCCGCGGTCTGTTCGGCGAAGCCCCGGGCCCCGAGTACCTGGTGCTCTCCATGTGGCGGTCCGCGGCGGAACACGGCAAGTACCGTGCGGAGCGCATCGAGAGGCTCGCCTTGCGGGCGCAGACGGAGGCGGACGTCGCGGACCTCGTTGGGGACATCGTCGAGTTGGAACCGTCCTGGACGGTGTGA
- a CDS encoding class I SAM-dependent methyltransferase, translating into MSEDTTEHRHPTDLDVVRASYDRVADGYAHMVTSTGIGDIRSHPWHRAAIDAFAGTVEGLGPVLDVGCGPGTTTAYLAELGLDVSGIDLSPRMIENARRLHPHCRFGVASATDLDPAPGTLGGVLAWWSLFNLPRDLLPGVLSRFARALVPGGAFLTATHAGDEDVLRTEAYGGVPVRWTTHLWQPERLVEMITSAGMRPVAELRLPATEYSGPGVAVMAERPGR; encoded by the coding sequence ATGAGCGAAGACACCACCGAACACCGACACCCGACGGATCTCGATGTCGTCCGCGCTTCCTACGATCGCGTGGCGGACGGCTACGCCCACATGGTGACCTCCACGGGGATCGGGGACATTCGGTCCCATCCCTGGCACCGGGCGGCGATCGACGCCTTCGCCGGCACCGTGGAAGGGCTCGGGCCGGTGCTCGACGTCGGGTGCGGTCCGGGCACGACGACCGCGTACCTCGCCGAGCTGGGCCTCGACGTCTCGGGGATCGATCTCTCGCCTCGCATGATCGAGAACGCCCGCCGCCTTCATCCCCACTGCCGATTCGGCGTCGCCTCCGCCACGGACCTCGACCCGGCCCCCGGCACGCTCGGCGGCGTCCTCGCGTGGTGGTCTCTGTTCAACCTTCCCCGCGACCTCCTCCCCGGCGTCCTCTCCCGGTTCGCGCGCGCCTTGGTCCCCGGAGGCGCCTTCCTCACCGCCACGCACGCGGGCGACGAGGACGTTCTCCGCACGGAGGCGTACGGAGGTGTGCCCGTCCGCTGGACGACACACCTGTGGCAGCCGGAGCGCCTCGTCGAAATGATCACGAGCGCCGGTATGCGGCCGGTGGCCGAACTGCGACTGCCCGCGACCGAGTACAGCGGACCGGGCGTGGCGGTCATGGCGGAACGACCCGGCCGATAG
- a CDS encoding ribonuclease HII — protein sequence MPYEPPTHTVERSLRATTGAKVVAGVDEVGRGAWAGPVTVCAAVTGLRRPPEGLTDSKLLTAKRRTRLSEELRTWVVSYSLGHAGPDEIDAMGMTAALRLAAVRALESLPVLPDAVILDGKHDYLGAPWRVRTVVKGDRSCVAVAAASVIAKVHRDKTMADLGVDHADFGFADNAGYPSPVHKAALAERGPTPLHRLSWAYLDALPRWRHLKKARGWTEGSVPGIEGQLGFDF from the coding sequence ATGCCGTACGAACCACCCACCCACACCGTCGAGCGCTCTCTGCGCGCCACGACCGGAGCGAAGGTCGTCGCCGGGGTCGACGAGGTGGGGCGGGGCGCCTGGGCCGGACCGGTCACCGTCTGCGCGGCCGTCACCGGACTGCGCCGACCCCCCGAGGGGCTGACCGACTCCAAGCTGCTGACGGCCAAGCGCCGGACGCGACTCTCGGAGGAGCTTCGGACCTGGGTCGTCTCCTACTCCTTGGGGCACGCAGGACCGGACGAGATCGACGCCATGGGGATGACGGCCGCGCTGCGACTCGCGGCCGTGCGAGCGTTGGAGTCCCTTCCGGTGCTCCCGGACGCGGTCATCCTCGACGGCAAGCACGACTATCTGGGCGCGCCGTGGCGCGTCCGGACGGTGGTGAAGGGCGACCGGTCCTGTGTGGCCGTCGCCGCGGCCTCGGTGATCGCCAAGGTTCACCGCGACAAGACCATGGCCGACCTGGGGGTCGACCATGCAGACTTCGGTTTTGCGGACAACGCCGGGTATCCGTCCCCGGTGCACAAGGCCGCACTGGCGGAGCGGGGCCCGACCCCGCTTCACCGGTTGTCGTGGGCCTATCTCGACGCGCTGCCTCGCTGGCGGCACCTCAAGAAGGCTCGCGGCTGGACGGAGGGAAGCGTTCCGGGCATCGAAGGCCAGTTGGGTTTCGATTTCTGA